The Chitinophaga caeni genome segment ATTGATCGTATAAAAGAGTGGCTCGATACATATGTGCTAGGAACAGAAGCTTCTGAAAAAATCGATTTCTCGTGTGAGCTAAACAAATAAATTATGTCCTTTTTTATGGGAACTATTGATGAATTAAGAAAACTAGAGTTGCACGATCAATGCATTGAGCACATTGAAATTGATTTTGATGAAGAAGTAATAAGAATTTCCTTCTCGATTTTTGTTGATATAGGTTTGGATGATGCCATAATAATATTTGAGTTTGATGGAATTCGACGGTTAGCAATCACTATGGATTTGAAAGAATTTGTTTATTTGCAGATATATTCACACGAACTAATTACAATGCCAGGCGGTGAGTTTAGTCTGAGAATATTGATGTTGCAGGGTCCTAGTGAGCCGTCCGCGGATTTGTCTTTTATATTTAAACGTTGTAGAAAATTATAGAACTATAAGGTTTTAACTGGAAGGATGATGGTGAAGTGAAGGGAGAAGGAAACCAGCAGGATTACGGGCTGAGGGTGTATGATCCTAGGTTGGGGCGGTTTTTTAGCGTTGATCCTTTGACAAATGGGTATCCAATGTTGACGCCTTATCAATTTGCAAGTAATAGACCAATTGATAGTGTCGATCGTGATGGGCTAGAATGGACATATAATAAAACATATGATCCTAAAACGGGGGGTACTAATATTCAATTTCATGTGAAGTTGAAATTGATTAATAGATCAGAAATTTTGAAAAACGAAAATGATATGATGAAGTTTGCTTCCAAGCAATTTTCAGAAGCATTTAAAGATATTGGAGATTCCAAAACTACTTATTCAGGCACACTTAACATATCATTAGGCACGAAGGAACCTAATGATTTTTCAGCAACACTTATTGATGATGCAGATCAAGCGATTGGAGGAACTTCTATTTTTGTCAATCCTAAGAGTAATAACTCAGAGATCAATGTTTACGATTCGAGAAAGGGTGTTGCTGCTAGTACACCAAGAGCTGCTGAAAACGTTGCTCAAGATATAGTACATGAACTGATTCATACCGCAGGGCCCAATCATCCTGATGGTGCTAATCAGGCCGAGGATATACAGCTAATAAGAAATGATAGGATAGCTGTTGACGGAACTTTGGTTATAGATCACATGTTGAGTCCTTCAGCTATATTAGCGAAAGTGATTCATAATATTATGGTATATAGTAACACTAAAATAAATGGGTAAAAGGTGAGTGATTATGTACCTAATAAATTGGAGCGAAATAAGGTCAGGCCAGGTCAGGCCACACAAATAGAAACTCAAATTGATAAAGATGAAAAAGGGGAAAAACGTCCATAGTCTAGTAATTATAATTATTTACATTTTATTTGGATACGGTAATGTATTCAGCCAAAATAGAAACTGTAATAAGTTTGTTATTCCTACAATTGAAAGTAATAGAGATAATGAGGATGGAGAACTTTATTTTAGTGATAGCCTTATAAGGAAGATCAGGATTATCTTTGAGAGAGATTTTGATGACTCTGTAACGATTTATTTGAACCAAACTCTTGTTTTTGATTCGATTATTAAAACATCGCCTTCCATCGGAGCTAGTAAAAGATTAATTGATATTAATTATAGCAAATATGATCAATTACCTAAAATTTCTGTTTTATTAAGAAGAGGTAATTGTGTGTATTTTTATCCTGTTGTTGGTAAGAGAGTGTTGTATGTTAACTACTCTAAAGGATTTTGGAATTTGGAATATTCGAATATACAGCGGCAATATAGGTAAATGACTTATTTACAACACGGGTATACGACCAGTGTTCCGAGCTCAAACATTGGAATATATGGGTATAGCAGATGGGATACGCTATTCTAAGTTAGCCGACTTTATGAAGTCTGATGGCGGAGGTATACGATCACTTAAGATTACCTATTCCTCAATATGTACAACAGAATGGAGAGTTTATTTCTGCTGGTAATGGGGATCTAGCTGGAGTATCAATGGCATTGGATTTTATACCTGTTGTCGGATCTCTGAAAGGACTAATTGAAGGAATAGCGGGAGAGGATTTAGCGGGGAACTAGCTTTCTACCAGAGAGCGTATTATGGGGGGATTATTTAGGAAAGGTTAAATAGTTAACTAAGGTTGTAAAGGCTGCTGATAAAATTAACGATGTTAAAACCGCGCAGGAAGCAGCATCCAAGGTAGGTGATGTGGCTGATGCTTCAAAGGAATTGGTGAATGATGCTAGTAATGCAACGAAGAAAAGAGTATAACTTCGGAAGGATGTTAAAGAGATAATAGAGGAGATTCAACCAAGGAACGATAAAGGCGAAATGATCGATCCAAATGCCAAGCAAGTGCTAAAGCCTGGTGAGATAGATACAGGGCATAAGCCTGGAAACGAAAGGTGGAAGAGAAAGAAAATGCATGAAGAAAGGGGTAGCGCAAGTGAAAAAGTAATATAGGAAGAAAATAATCCAGATTTGTATCAGCTTGAAGACAGACGTAGCAATAGGTCTCATAAGCATGAGAAGAAGGATTAGATATTTTATACTTTAACTATCTAAGTATGCAGATTAAAAAAGAGTATAGGTTAGCTGAAGACCAAATAATGCAAATAATTACACCAATGGGAGCTTGTATAGCATCTGATCAGATTACCGTGGAAGGCAAATTGGTAAGATATATGTATCGGGAGGAGCCAGAAACAGAGTTTGATTCAGAATGGCGTTTCTTTTCTGGAAATGAAAGCCAGGATTACATTGATGATCCCGACAACATGGCTTTTTTTGATGTTAATACTATTGTGAACTATGATAAAGCTATAATCCCATATTTAAATTTACCGGAAGGTACCGAGTTGGAAAGGGTTGATGGGAGTTCTGAGTTTAAGGTAATTGAAGGTTGAGTTCGAAAAACCGGGATGAAATAAGAATTTATGATGTTGCAACAACGTATTTATACTAAAATATATTTTGCTTATAACGAGTATAAGCGCATCGAATTGCTTTTTTATAATGAGACAAATAGCACAGCACTACATTTTGATGGGTTTGATTTTATTTACAAGGCATTTTTAATTGACGTAGCAGAATTTTTTAAAGAGTTGGAATATTCTATACAACAAGAAAAGGTTTTTTTTGAGATAGAAGATATAAGACAAGATGATCTTTTAAATAAAACGTATGTGGGTCTTTCCAATGGTGACATTTTCCAAATATATTCTGTGATGGATGATGAAAATGCAGGACAAATTCTCAGCATCTTTGAAAAGAATATAGGGGTATCCGGTAGTGCGTTTGAACAAGAAATATATAAGGAAGCTGTTGAAAGACTAAAAAAAGCAGAGGAATGTAAAGTGTATCTTAATAATTCTCCTATGCCTGAAGATTGAGAAGAGCATAGGTTTTACCAGGTTAGATAAGCCAAAGTAAGCTTTGTATTTTAGACCGCAGCTCGATGTGCTGCGGTTTTCTTATTTAGCGTAGGCTTTTTTGTTTTTGAAATCCCGGATCATGATGTCGATGTGTCCGAGTACTTACTCTTTAGCTTCCGGTGGGAGTGCATTAATATCCTCCAGTCTTTTAAATGTAGCCTGATCGAGCACCAGGTCTGATTTGCCCACCAGGTTGTCTATAGAAATATCCAGCATATCCGCAATTTTAATAATGACTTCGATAGAAGGCATTATGGCATCGCGTTCATAGCGCCCGATGATATCTCCGGAGGTGCTGATGTGTTTGCCAAGCCGGGAGATATTTTTCTGCTTGCGCAGTAGCATGATGTGTGATCCTATTGTCATTTTACTGTGATCCAATACAGATCGAGAAAGACATTGAGAATTACCCGGAACCGTTTGAGCATAGCGGTGTCTTTAAATAGGTCAGCCTGTTCGTTTCCACTTAACAGGTAGCTACAAGAGGATC includes the following:
- a CDS encoding DUF2185 domain-containing protein — encoded protein: MQIKKEYRLAEDQIMQIITPMGACIASDQITVEGKLVRYMYREEPETEFDSEWRFFSGNESQDYIDDPDNMAFFDVNTIVNYDKAIIPYLNLPEGTELERVDGSSEFKVIEG
- a CDS encoding RHS repeat-associated core domain-containing protein, producing MKGEGNQQDYGLRVYDPRLGRFFSVDPLTNGYPMLTPYQFASNRPIDSVDRDGLEWTYNKTYDPKTGGTNIQFHVKLKLINRSEILKNENDMMKFASKQFSEAFKDIGDSKTTYSGTLNISLGTKEPNDFSATLIDDADQAIGGTSIFVNPKSNNSEINVYDSRKGVAASTPRAAENVAQDIVHELIHTAGPNHPDGANQAEDIQLIRNDRIAVDGTLVIDHMLSPSAILAKVIHNIMVYSNTKING
- a CDS encoding helix-turn-helix domain-containing protein, with translation MTIGSHIMLLRKQKNISRLGKHISTSGDIIGRYERDAIMPSIEVIIKIADMLDISIDNLVGKSDLVLDQATFKRLEDINALPPEAKE